The following nucleotide sequence is from Chloracidobacterium validum.
CAGTCCTAGCCCGCCAAGCTGCCAAAAAAAAGCAACGCCACAGGTGACCAGCAGGAACGCAACCTGGCGCACCGACGGACGAGCGATGGGCGACAGGGGATCAGGCATGGAACAAATCAGACGACCATTTGGTCAGAGGCACCGCCTTCGGACTCAGGTTACCAGTCCCGGTGGTGATCATCGGAAGCAATGCCCGGTGTTGGTTTGCCCAGTGTTGGTTGGTCGGGCAGGAGGTTTCAGAAGGGAACGTCCTTGTCGTTGACGGTTTCTTCCGGCGTGGGTTCGCCGCTCGTTGCGCGCTCGGCGCGTCCTTCGCCATCGCTTCGGCTACCCATGAGGTGCAGCTCGGTAGCCGTCACTTCAAGCGAGGTGCGTTTCGTGCCTTCGTTATCTGTCCACTCACGGGCTGCCAACCGACCTTCGACATAGACTGGGCTGCCTTTCTTGAGAAACTTGTTGGCAGTTTCGGCAAGGTTGCGCCAAGCCGTGATCCGAAACCAGGTGGTGGTTTCGGTTGGCTCGTTGTCGCCCTGGCCTTTCTTGCGCTCACTGGTGGCGACAGAGAACGTGCAAACCGGGACGCCCTGCGGGGTGTAGCGCATTTCAGGGTCGCGGCCGAGGTGCCCATAAATGATAATTTTGTTGAAGGACATAGTGGTTTTCCCTTGTCTTGGTTGTGGTTAGCTTAGGTTTGCCCGGAAGAAGCGCAGGACCCGA
It contains:
- a CDS encoding single-stranded DNA-binding protein — translated: MSFNKIIIYGHLGRDPEMRYTPQGVPVCTFSVATSERKKGQGDNEPTETTTWFRITAWRNLAETANKFLKKGSPVYVEGRLAAREWTDNEGTKRTSLEVTATELHLMGSRSDGEGRAERATSGEPTPEETVNDKDVPF